In Terriglobales bacterium, a single genomic region encodes these proteins:
- a CDS encoding PhoH family protein, with protein MKKNIGISPNIETLFGTRDENLHLLEDGLNVAIDLKADSLEIEGAARDVARAEQVFSDYEHLQRSGFTFTNGDLGSLLRVLTADSSATLRGLAEAGKQRSFGRRTVQPKSINQRRYLEAIEKFDMVFGIGPAGTGKTYLAVAMAISALLAKRVNRIILARPAVEAGERLGFLPGTLQEKVDPYLRPLYDALYDMLEPEKVDRYLEKNVIEIAPIAFMRGRTLNDSFVILDEAQNTTSEQMKMFVTRLGFNSKAVITGDITQIDLPSFRRSGLLEAVDILKNVDGISFLYFDESDVVRHQLVQRIIRAYDEHKVRVAEEQMSLSLEGKGSNGNGRASVPSAMHEKHFATEEEHAQD; from the coding sequence ATGAAGAAGAATATCGGAATCAGTCCCAACATTGAAACTCTCTTCGGTACTCGTGACGAAAACCTGCACCTGCTTGAAGACGGCCTGAACGTAGCCATTGACTTGAAAGCTGACTCGCTGGAAATTGAGGGCGCCGCCCGCGACGTGGCCCGCGCCGAACAGGTGTTTTCCGATTACGAGCACCTCCAGCGCTCCGGCTTTACCTTCACTAACGGCGACCTTGGCAGCTTGCTGCGCGTGCTTACAGCCGACAGTTCGGCCACCCTGCGTGGCTTGGCGGAGGCGGGCAAGCAGCGCTCTTTTGGTCGGCGCACGGTCCAGCCCAAGAGCATTAACCAGCGCCGCTATCTCGAAGCCATTGAAAAGTTCGACATGGTTTTCGGGATCGGTCCGGCGGGCACGGGCAAAACGTATTTGGCGGTTGCGATGGCCATTTCCGCCCTGCTTGCTAAGCGGGTGAACCGGATCATTCTGGCGCGTCCGGCAGTAGAGGCCGGTGAGCGCCTCGGATTTCTTCCCGGCACACTGCAGGAGAAGGTTGATCCCTACCTGCGTCCTCTTTACGACGCCCTCTACGACATGCTGGAGCCAGAGAAGGTGGACCGGTATCTGGAGAAGAACGTCATCGAAATCGCGCCCATTGCCTTCATGCGCGGGCGAACGCTGAATGATTCCTTCGTCATCCTCGATGAGGCACAGAACACCACCTCCGAGCAGATGAAGATGTTCGTGACTCGCCTGGGCTTCAACTCCAAGGCGGTGATCACCGGCGACATCACGCAGATTGACCTGCCCAGCTTCCGGCGTAGTGGTTTGCTGGAAGCCGTCGACATACTTAAGAATGTAGATGGTATTTCGTTCCTGTATTTTGATGAGAGCGACGTGGTTCGCCATCAACTGGTGCAACGCATCATTCGCGCCTATGATGAGCACAAGGTGAGGGTGGCGGAAGAGCAGATGTCGCTGTCACTGGAGGGCAAGGGCAGCAATGGAAATGGCAGGGCCAGCGTGCCTTCGGCAATGCACGAGAAACACTTCGCGACCGAGGAAGAGCACGCCCAGGACTAA
- the rpsT gene encoding 30S ribosomal protein S20, with product MASHFSAIKRARQTKKRTERNRNNRSHLRSALRKLRETLSSGKPQEAEQVFRETVSALDKAIQKGIIHENTAARYKSRLSVRVRAVATAGK from the coding sequence ATGGCAAGTCATTTTTCGGCGATCAAGCGCGCCCGCCAGACTAAAAAGCGGACCGAGCGCAACCGCAACAACCGTTCACATCTACGTAGCGCGCTGCGCAAGCTCCGCGAGACTCTCTCCAGCGGCAAGCCCCAAGAGGCTGAGCAGGTGTTCCGCGAGACGGTCTCGGCCCTCGATAAGGCCATCCAGAAAGGGATCATTCATGAGAACACCGCCGCGCGCTATAAATCCCGCCTGAGCGTGAGGGTGCGGGCGGTGGCGACAGCGGGCAAATAG
- a CDS encoding M1 family aminopeptidase, with protein MQLVFRRPASVRSRGVLALLALICALPWQQARAAEKPRLRVDDYQIDAELVPSKHQLVGRAEVKFTALEDLSVAVFELHNDLRPTRVLDAAGKTLSAERVTQDSTVRVALPAGLSKDASTTLTFEYAGTLENADNGPVSGLKLAYVGDETSYLLYAGRWFPVSNYGINRFTATMHITVPAHWVVIGSGAESAGSGAPPAVRGRAAQRSQSGPQKTYTFTWNKQSFPGTIIAGQFLETTNKSGGLNVSVYFKPTHKEQASEYADTAAREFEYFSGQYGPPLSTNLKVVELPDDTVPAAWAPEVAALASRAITGKVNYRLLANTISRQWWGASVSPVTRDDWWLSDGFARYSEARYVESAAGSAGYQEAIKDIEVGALAYDTVPLASIGKMDPFSPEFQSLATDKGAEILHMLRWVIGDSAFENTMRVFAVKNAGKPARVSDFQKEAEGHAGQQLTWFFSQWLNSTGAPEFKNKYTVFRIGQEKEAPVKTAAAKSERKPGFRIVGQINQDLDLFRMPVDLKVDTDGQTEEKRIDVVGTDSPYTIETYGRPRRIVIDPNDHVLKNSPDVKVRTAILRGQQLVQTGDLAEALKQFQQALENNRNSSLAHYRIAEVFFLQHNYQAAANEYREAENGDLDPKWTEVWSYIQLGKIFDLTGQRERALGEYRKALQTNDNTKGALGEARKYMSAPYQQKSGDQPGL; from the coding sequence ATGCAATTGGTTTTCAGGCGGCCTGCCTCGGTGCGGTCTCGGGGTGTACTCGCCCTGCTGGCATTAATTTGCGCCCTGCCGTGGCAGCAGGCTCGCGCGGCTGAGAAGCCCCGCCTGCGGGTGGATGATTATCAGATTGACGCTGAGCTTGTTCCGTCGAAACATCAGCTGGTTGGCCGTGCCGAGGTGAAGTTTACCGCCCTCGAGGATTTGAGTGTTGCGGTCTTCGAACTCCACAATGACCTGAGGCCAACACGCGTGCTGGACGCCGCGGGCAAGACTCTCTCCGCCGAGCGCGTTACCCAGGACTCAACCGTTCGCGTGGCATTACCCGCGGGCCTCTCCAAAGACGCCAGCACCACACTTACCTTCGAATACGCCGGTACCCTGGAGAATGCTGATAACGGCCCAGTATCTGGCCTCAAGCTCGCCTATGTAGGCGACGAAACCTCATATCTGCTCTATGCCGGCCGTTGGTTTCCGGTCAGCAACTACGGCATAAACCGATTCACCGCCACCATGCACATCACCGTGCCGGCGCACTGGGTGGTGATTGGAAGCGGAGCTGAATCCGCTGGCAGTGGTGCTCCGCCGGCGGTCCGCGGACGTGCCGCGCAACGGTCCCAGTCTGGCCCGCAAAAAACCTACACCTTCACCTGGAATAAGCAGAGTTTTCCCGGGACCATTATTGCCGGTCAGTTCCTCGAGACCACGAACAAGTCAGGTGGTTTGAACGTCTCGGTGTATTTCAAACCGACGCACAAAGAACAGGCTTCCGAGTACGCCGACACCGCGGCCCGAGAGTTTGAGTACTTCTCCGGCCAGTACGGCCCGCCCCTCTCTACCAATTTAAAAGTTGTGGAACTGCCTGACGATACTGTTCCCGCGGCTTGGGCTCCGGAAGTTGCTGCCCTCGCCAGTCGTGCTATTACAGGGAAGGTCAACTACCGCCTGCTGGCGAACACGATTTCGCGACAATGGTGGGGAGCCTCTGTGAGCCCGGTTACCAGAGATGACTGGTGGCTCAGCGATGGCTTTGCTCGCTACTCTGAGGCTCGCTACGTGGAATCGGCCGCGGGTTCGGCCGGTTATCAGGAGGCCATTAAGGACATCGAAGTGGGCGCCTTGGCGTATGACACCGTGCCTCTGGCCAGCATTGGCAAGATGGACCCGTTCTCTCCCGAATTCCAGTCGCTTGCGACTGACAAAGGCGCCGAGATCCTGCACATGCTGCGCTGGGTGATCGGCGACTCCGCATTCGAAAACACGATGCGCGTCTTTGCCGTGAAAAACGCCGGCAAACCTGCCCGGGTGTCCGATTTTCAGAAAGAAGCGGAGGGGCATGCTGGACAGCAGCTCACCTGGTTCTTTTCTCAATGGCTCAACTCCACCGGCGCGCCGGAATTCAAGAACAAGTACACCGTCTTCCGCATCGGCCAGGAAAAGGAAGCGCCGGTAAAAACAGCTGCAGCTAAGTCAGAGCGCAAGCCTGGATTCCGCATTGTGGGGCAAATCAATCAGGACCTCGACCTGTTCCGCATGCCGGTTGATCTCAAAGTTGACACCGATGGTCAGACGGAAGAAAAGCGCATTGATGTCGTAGGGACGGATTCGCCCTATACGATTGAGACCTACGGCCGTCCACGCCGCATCGTGATTGATCCCAATGACCATGTGCTAAAGAATTCACCGGATGTAAAGGTCCGAACCGCCATTCTTCGCGGACAGCAACTTGTTCAAACAGGCGACCTGGCGGAGGCGCTGAAGCAGTTCCAGCAAGCCCTGGAGAACAATCGCAACAGTTCACTGGCCCATTACCGAATCGCCGAGGTATTTTTCCTGCAGCACAACTATCAGGCGGCCGCCAACGAGTACCGCGAAGCGGAGAACGGCGACCTTGATCCCAAATGGACTGAAGTGTGGAGTTACATTCAACTGGGAAAAATCTTTGACCTGACGGGCCAGCGTGAGCGGGCACTCGGCGAATACCGTAAGGCCCTGCAGACGAACGATAACACTAAGGGAGCGCTCGGAGAAGCGCGCAAGTATATGTCTGCGCCCTACCAGCAGAAGTCTGGCGACCAACCAGGGCTGTAG
- the lpxB gene encoding lipid-A-disaccharide synthase, with the protein MTISTGESRPRTNTGPTSILISAGEASGDTYGAQLINALRRRNPALEFFGVGGQHMRQAGCHTIVDASEIAVVGISEIMRHLPRIYARFRDLRRAIDERRPSVGVVIDSPAFNLRVARALHQRGVPVFYYVAPQFWAWRQWRTRIIRKYVRKALVIFPFEREFFQSWGVDAEFVGHPLAELKPPAIDRKDLADQYALDPAKPWITLMPGSRPKEVKMNLAAMLDAARRLGEGYEFLLPVAPTLNGEFLRRLIGPAHITLVEDAHAALLHSRAAVVASGTATVEAAMMGTPFVMVYRVSPITFALGRPLVKLKHFAMVNLIAGEEIVPELVQSEFTSGKIVTHLQPLLDDGPTRQKMLAGLAQVRERLRSSTAAGEQSAAERAADAVLAALS; encoded by the coding sequence GTGACGATTTCAACTGGTGAGTCTCGACCACGTACCAACACTGGCCCAACCAGCATCCTCATATCCGCCGGTGAGGCCTCAGGCGACACCTATGGCGCACAGCTTATCAATGCTTTGCGCCGTCGCAATCCGGCGCTCGAATTCTTCGGTGTTGGCGGGCAGCACATGCGCCAGGCCGGCTGCCACACGATAGTTGACGCTTCTGAAATCGCCGTCGTCGGCATCAGCGAGATCATGCGCCATCTCCCACGCATTTACGCTCGTTTCCGTGACCTACGCCGTGCCATAGACGAACGCCGTCCCTCAGTCGGCGTGGTTATAGATTCTCCGGCCTTTAACCTGCGGGTTGCACGGGCACTCCACCAGCGCGGCGTGCCTGTCTTCTACTATGTGGCGCCACAGTTCTGGGCTTGGCGGCAATGGCGGACTCGCATCATTCGCAAATATGTACGCAAGGCGCTGGTGATTTTCCCCTTCGAACGGGAGTTCTTTCAAAGCTGGGGTGTGGACGCCGAGTTCGTGGGCCATCCCTTGGCCGAGTTAAAGCCGCCCGCCATAGATCGTAAGGATTTGGCCGACCAATATGCTCTCGATCCCGCCAAACCCTGGATCACCTTGATGCCCGGCAGTCGTCCCAAAGAAGTCAAAATGAATCTCGCCGCCATGCTCGACGCAGCACGTCGGCTGGGCGAAGGATACGAGTTTCTGCTGCCGGTCGCGCCCACGCTCAATGGAGAGTTTCTTCGCCGCCTCATCGGACCCGCTCACATAACCCTTGTTGAGGACGCTCACGCCGCGCTGCTTCACTCGCGCGCCGCCGTGGTGGCCAGCGGGACGGCAACTGTCGAAGCTGCCATGATGGGTACTCCATTCGTGATGGTCTATCGAGTTTCCCCCATCACCTTTGCCCTTGGACGGCCACTGGTTAAACTAAAACACTTTGCGATGGTGAATCTGATTGCGGGCGAAGAAATCGTCCCTGAACTGGTGCAGTCGGAATTTACTTCGGGGAAAATAGTTACCCACTTGCAACCGCTTTTGGATGATGGGCCTACGCGGCAGAAGATGCTGGCAGGCCTGGCGCAGGTCCGGGAGCGCCTGCGTTCCAGCACGGCCGCCGGGGAGCAATCGGCAGCCGAGCGGGCTGCAGACGCGGTGCTCGCTGCGTTATCTTAA
- a CDS encoding barstar family protein produces the protein MKELHLDGTNWTSEDDFYDAFFKAVGAPTWHGRNFNALRDSIVNGAINMVELPYTIYISGFRAMLPEVRAILEDFCSLIKSLESEGHEVGVVCEE, from the coding sequence ATGAAGGAACTACATCTAGACGGGACAAATTGGACGAGCGAAGATGATTTTTATGATGCCTTCTTCAAAGCAGTCGGAGCACCTACCTGGCACGGTCGTAATTTCAACGCTTTAAGAGACAGCATAGTTAATGGGGCAATCAATATGGTGGAACTGCCGTACACCATCTACATCTCTGGATTTCGCGCAATGCTGCCCGAGGTGCGCGCTATCCTTGAGGATTTCTGCAGTCTCATAAAAAGTCTCGAATCCGAAGGGCACGAAGTTGGCGTAGTTTGCGAGGAGTAA
- a CDS encoding ABC transporter ATP-binding protein produces MADNIHDEEVLGKAYDSRLMRRLLTYLRPYKVQVAIALVAIMIKAGADVLGPYLTKVAVDKYLAPPTPPKHSWLGSHLSANAIAGINQIAGLYLGLLLVSFFMEYAQTYYMQWTGQKVMFDLRSQIFRHLQQMHIGFFDRNPVGRLVTRVTTDVDALNEMFTAGVVSIFEDVIVLVAIVAVMMGMDWKLALITFAVLPLIFLATLVFRQKVRDSYRRIRTAIARINSYLQEHISGMTVLQLFNREKPAYEKFEKINASHMEAFKDAIMAYAVYYPVVEVLSSIAIACVIWFGGRQVRAVASLGVLTAFIQYAQRFFRPIQDMSEKYNILQSAMASSERIFKLVDTPAQITSPAVARTPAGPGRIEFDHVWFAYRNVPAANDGLNNTALPPSDAGITHGEPDWVLRDVSFTIDPGETVAIVGHTGAGKTTIISLLLRFYDVQQGAIRIDGVDIRQMNLDDLRRRCGVVLQDPFLFSGTVQDNIRLGSSWIQDEAVERAAEDVNVADFIRALPEGFKEPVRERGSTLSTGQKQLISFARALAHDPKILILDEATSSVDTETEFRVREALTRMVEGRTSIIIAHRLSTVQRAQKIIVMHKGRLREIGSHQQLLAQRGIYWKLYQLQYKDQEVPSAAIGSPVAGDD; encoded by the coding sequence CGGTTGATAAGTACCTCGCGCCTCCTACCCCTCCCAAGCATTCATGGTTGGGTTCTCACTTAAGCGCCAACGCGATTGCGGGGATCAACCAGATAGCCGGGCTTTATCTCGGGCTATTGCTGGTGAGTTTCTTCATGGAATACGCGCAGACCTATTACATGCAGTGGACCGGCCAGAAAGTGATGTTCGACCTGCGCAGTCAGATCTTTCGCCACCTGCAGCAGATGCACATTGGCTTTTTTGACCGGAATCCGGTTGGCCGGCTGGTCACTCGTGTCACCACCGATGTGGACGCTCTGAACGAGATGTTCACCGCCGGTGTGGTTTCGATTTTTGAAGACGTCATTGTGCTGGTCGCAATTGTGGCGGTCATGATGGGGATGGATTGGAAGCTGGCCCTGATAACTTTTGCCGTGCTGCCGCTCATCTTCCTGGCCACGCTCGTGTTCCGGCAGAAGGTGCGCGATTCCTACCGTCGCATCCGCACCGCCATCGCTCGCATCAACTCCTACCTCCAGGAGCACATCAGCGGCATGACCGTGCTCCAGTTGTTCAACCGCGAGAAGCCCGCCTACGAGAAGTTTGAGAAGATCAACGCCAGCCATATGGAGGCTTTCAAAGATGCCATCATGGCTTACGCCGTTTATTACCCTGTGGTGGAAGTCCTGTCCTCGATCGCGATTGCCTGCGTGATCTGGTTCGGGGGCCGCCAGGTTCGGGCGGTGGCCAGCCTTGGCGTGCTCACCGCTTTCATTCAGTATGCTCAGCGCTTCTTTCGTCCCATCCAGGACATGAGCGAAAAATACAACATTCTGCAGTCGGCGATGGCGTCGAGCGAACGCATTTTCAAACTCGTAGACACGCCAGCACAAATCACCTCGCCCGCGGTGGCACGCACCCCCGCTGGCCCGGGCCGCATCGAGTTCGATCACGTGTGGTTCGCCTATCGCAATGTTCCGGCGGCCAACGACGGACTCAACAACACCGCACTGCCGCCGAGCGATGCCGGAATCACGCACGGCGAACCCGACTGGGTCCTCCGCGACGTCAGCTTCACCATAGATCCAGGAGAGACCGTGGCCATCGTTGGCCATACCGGCGCCGGCAAGACAACCATCATTTCTCTTCTCTTGCGTTTCTATGACGTTCAGCAGGGCGCAATACGAATAGACGGTGTGGACATTCGCCAGATGAATCTCGACGACCTGCGGCGGCGTTGTGGCGTGGTGCTGCAGGACCCGTTCCTCTTCAGTGGCACGGTCCAGGACAACATCCGGCTGGGCTCTTCCTGGATACAAGATGAAGCGGTAGAGCGCGCCGCGGAAGACGTCAACGTTGCCGACTTTATTCGCGCCTTGCCCGAGGGGTTCAAGGAGCCGGTACGCGAGCGCGGCAGCACTCTTTCGACCGGACAAAAACAGTTGATTTCATTCGCCCGCGCCCTGGCCCACGATCCTAAGATCCTCATCCTCGACGAAGCCACTTCCAGCGTGGACACCGAAACCGAGTTTCGGGTTCGCGAAGCCCTGACCCGCATGGTCGAGGGGCGCACCTCCATCATCATTGCCCACCGACTTTCGACGGTGCAGCGCGCGCAGAAAATCATCGTCATGCACAAAGGACGGCTGCGCGAAATAGGCAGCCACCAGCAGTTGCTGGCGCAACGCGGCATCTACTGGAAGCTCTACCAGCTTCAATACAAAGACCAGGAAGTTCCCTCTGCGGCCATAGGTTCGCCCGTCGCTGGCGATGATTGA